The following coding sequences are from one Paenibacillus stellifer window:
- the remA gene encoding extracellular matrix/biofilm regulator RemA — protein MAIKLINIGFGNIVSANRIISIVSPESAPIKRIIQEARDRHMLIDATYGRRTRAVIITDSDHVILSAVQPETVAHRLSSKDDDNDE, from the coding sequence ATGGCAATTAAACTCATCAATATAGGCTTTGGAAATATCGTCTCGGCCAATCGGATTATTTCCATTGTCAGCCCGGAGTCGGCACCGATCAAGCGGATTATCCAGGAAGCGAGAGACCGGCATATGCTGATCGATGCGACTTACGGGAGAAGAACCCGCGCCGTCATTATCACGGACAGTGACCATGTCATTCTATCGGCTGTCCAGCCGGAGACCGTAGCACACAGACTTTCCAGCAAAGACGACGATAATGACGAATAA
- the rpoZ gene encoding DNA-directed RNA polymerase subunit omega — MLYPSIDEMMNKVDSKYSLVVAAARRARQLREGSKSELKSPHSHKYVGVALEEVYKDYISVSPVEDKPAE; from the coding sequence GTGCTATATCCATCCATTGACGAAATGATGAACAAGGTTGACAGCAAATACTCCCTGGTCGTCGCGGCTGCACGCCGGGCGAGACAGCTTCGCGAGGGCAGCAAGTCCGAGCTCAAATCGCCGCATTCCCACAAGTATGTGGGCGTCGCTCTTGAAGAAGTGTACAAGGATTATATCAGCGTATCTCCGGTAGAAGACAAACCAGCGGAATAA
- the gmk gene encoding guanylate kinase: MSKGLLIVLSGPSGVGKGTVCTALRPRIPELIYSVSATTRSPRAGEQDGVNYFFKSQEQFRDMIERDELLEYAEYVGNYYGTPRDFVEKTLASGRDIILEIEVQGALKVKEKFPEGIFVFLLPPSMDELKDRIRGRGTEHDDIINHRMTVAEDEINLMRHYDYGVVNDEIDLACKRIESIIIAEHCKIR, from the coding sequence ATGTCAAAAGGATTGCTGATCGTATTGTCCGGCCCTTCCGGAGTCGGTAAAGGAACGGTATGCACCGCACTGCGGCCCAGAATACCCGAGCTGATCTACTCCGTTTCGGCGACGACGCGGAGTCCCCGCGCGGGCGAACAGGATGGAGTCAACTATTTTTTCAAGAGTCAGGAGCAGTTCCGCGATATGATTGAACGCGACGAGCTGCTGGAGTATGCGGAGTACGTAGGCAACTACTACGGAACGCCGCGTGATTTTGTGGAGAAGACCTTGGCCAGCGGCAGGGATATCATCCTTGAGATCGAGGTTCAGGGCGCGCTGAAGGTGAAGGAGAAGTTCCCGGAAGGCATTTTTGTGTTCCTTCTGCCTCCTTCGATGGATGAGCTGAAGGACCGGATCCGCGGGCGCGGAACTGAGCATGACGATATCATCAACCACCGGATGACGGTCGCGGAGGATGAAATCAACCTGATGCGCCATTATGATTATGGCGTGGTCAACGATGAAATCGATCTGGCCTGCAAGCGAATAGAAAGCATTATTATTGCCGAACATTGTAAAATCAGATAG
- the coaBC gene encoding bifunctional phosphopantothenoylcysteine decarboxylase/phosphopantothenate--cysteine ligase CoaBC, translated as MLKGKTIILGITGGIAAYKAAALCSKLTQKGAEVHVIMTASAKQFITELTLQSLSKQRVYSDTFQERDPSSISHIDLADAADLVLIAPATANIIAKMAHGIADDMLSTVLLAATAPIMVAPAMNVHMYQHPAVLHNLNILAERGVQFIEPGEGLLACGYVGKGRMEEPETIVSVVEAFFERKSEANRKLGGKKVVITAGGTVERIDPVRYISNDSSGKMGFALARAAKEMGAEVTLIAARTDEAPPGDIRVVRVQSADDMYQAVSAEWDDCDILIKAAAVADYRPRERAETKIKKAGDTMTLELVKTVDILESFGQRKTSQLLVGFAAETGNAEMYARDKLVRKNLDLIVANDVGQPGAGFGVDTNIVSIYDRSGLVEELPLLSKDEVARRILSAAGDRLKEEGR; from the coding sequence ATGTTAAAGGGAAAAACTATTATTCTAGGCATTACCGGAGGAATTGCGGCGTATAAGGCGGCTGCCCTGTGCAGCAAGCTTACCCAGAAAGGCGCCGAGGTTCATGTAATCATGACGGCGTCGGCGAAGCAGTTTATTACCGAGCTGACATTACAATCGCTGTCGAAGCAGCGGGTATACAGCGATACGTTTCAGGAACGCGATCCGTCCTCCATATCGCATATTGACCTCGCTGACGCAGCGGATCTGGTGCTGATTGCACCCGCAACCGCTAATATCATCGCCAAAATGGCACACGGAATCGCCGATGACATGCTCTCAACTGTTCTGCTGGCGGCTACTGCGCCCATTATGGTCGCTCCGGCGATGAACGTGCATATGTACCAGCATCCCGCCGTGCTTCACAATTTGAACATCCTGGCGGAACGGGGCGTACAATTCATCGAGCCGGGAGAAGGGCTGCTGGCCTGCGGCTATGTCGGAAAGGGCCGGATGGAAGAGCCGGAGACGATCGTTAGCGTCGTCGAAGCATTTTTCGAGCGGAAATCGGAAGCGAACCGCAAGCTTGGAGGCAAAAAAGTCGTAATTACCGCCGGAGGCACGGTGGAACGGATCGATCCGGTACGCTATATCTCCAACGATTCTTCGGGCAAAATGGGCTTCGCCCTGGCGCGTGCGGCCAAAGAAATGGGAGCGGAGGTTACGCTGATCGCAGCCCGGACCGACGAAGCGCCTCCAGGGGACATTCGAGTGGTCCGCGTTCAATCGGCCGACGACATGTATCAAGCCGTATCCGCCGAATGGGATGACTGTGACATACTGATCAAAGCGGCGGCCGTCGCCGACTACCGTCCGAGAGAAAGAGCCGAGACCAAGATCAAGAAAGCGGGCGATACGATGACGCTGGAGCTGGTCAAGACGGTGGATATTCTGGAATCGTTCGGACAGCGCAAAACGTCCCAGCTGCTTGTTGGCTTCGCTGCGGAGACAGGCAACGCCGAGATGTATGCCAGAGACAAGCTGGTACGCAAAAATCTCGATTTGATCGTTGCGAACGACGTCGGTCAGCCCGGAGCAGGCTTTGGCGTCGATACCAACATCGTTTCGATTTATGACCGGAGCGGACTGGTGGAAGAGCTTCCGCTGCTCTCCAAGGATGAAGTTGCGCGGCGAATTCTGAGCGCAGCCGGAGATCGTCTGAAAGAAGAAGGACGGTAA